A window of Rhinatrema bivittatum chromosome 2, aRhiBiv1.1, whole genome shotgun sequence contains these coding sequences:
- the PDP1 gene encoding pyruvate dehyrogenase phosphatase catalytic subunit 1 isoform X1, with amino-acid sequence MSAACCGGRMCVCPRPGRIEIPGRNSIPTLFIGAMSAPTQLLFPLIRKSDLGRICSTACYCHHKHLCCSPHLIQSPWRYTPPKKSLAACCHPKESFGHFNQVRRCVTTPQRFYLTPPQVNSILKANEYNFKVPEFDGKNVSSILGFDSNQLPANAPIEDRRSAATCLQTRGMLLGVFDGHAGCACAQAVSERLFYYIAVSLLPHETLLEIENAVESGRALLPILQWHKHPNDYFSKEASKLYFSSLRTYWQELIDLNTNETTDVKEALINAFKRLDNDISLEAQVGDPNSFLNYWVLRVAFSGATACVAHIDGVDLHVANTGDSRALLGVQEDDGSWSAVSLSNDHNAQNESEVERLKSEHPRNEEKSVVKQDRLLGLLMPFRAFGDVKFKWSIDLQKRVVESGPDQLNDNEYTKFIPPNYHSPPYLTAEPEVIHHRLRPQDKFLVLATDGLWETMHRQEVVRIVGEYLTGVHHQQPIAVGGYKVTLGQMQGLLMERRARISSVFEDQNAATHLIRHAVGNNEFGVVDHERLSKMLSLPEELARMYRDDITIIVVQFNSHVIGAYQNQE; translated from the exons ATGTCCGCGGCATGTTGTGgcgggagaatgtgtgtgtgtcccAGGCCAGGGCGCATCG aaATACCAGGCAGAAACTCCATACCAACATTATTTATTGGTGCAATGTCAGCACCAACTCAGCTGCTGTTTCCCTTGATTCGTAAGAGTGATCTTGGACGTATATGTAGCACTGCATGCTACTGTCATCACAAGCATCTTTGTTGTTCACCTCACTTAATTCAGAGTCCTTGGAGATACACACCTCCGAAGAAAAGTCTTGCTGCATGCTGTCACCCTAAGGAGAGTTTTGGTCATTTTAACCAGGTGAGAAGATGTGTTACCACACCACAGAGATTTTACCTCACGCCACCACAAGTCAACAGCATTCTGAAGGCCAATGAATACAACTTCAAAGTTCCTGAATTTGATGGCAAAAATGTAAGTTCAATTCTTGGCTTTGATAGCAACCAGCTGCCTGCCAATGCCCCAATAGAAGACAGACGAAGTGCAGCAACTTGTTTACAGACCAGAGGAATGCTGCTAGGTGTATTTGATGGTCATGCTGGTTGTGCCTGTGCCCAGGCTGTTAGCGAACGGCTATTTTACTATATTGCTGTTTCTCTCTTACCTCATGAGACCTTGCTTGAAATCGAAAATGCTGTGGAAAGTGGGAGAGCACTTTTGCCCATCTTGCAATGGCATAAACATCCCAATGACTATTTTAGTAAAGAAGCTTCCAAACTCTACTTCAGCAGTTTAAGAACTTACTGGCAAGAGCTTATAGACCTCAACACTAATGAGACTACAGACGTCAAAGAGGCATTGATTAATGCGTTCAAGAGACTTGACAATGATATTTCTTTGGAAGCCCAAGTAGGAGATCCTAATTCGTTCCTTAACTACTGGGTCCTGCGAGTAGCATTTTCAGGTGCCACTGCCTGTGTGGCACACATTGATGGTGTCGATTTGCATGTTGCAAATACTGGAGACAGTAGGGCTTTGCTGGGTGTACAAGAAGATGATGGTTCATGGTCTGCTGTTTCACTGTCTAATGATCACAATGCACAGAATGAAAGCGAAGTGGAACGGCTCAAATCGGAGCACccaagaaatgaagaaaagagtgttgTTAAACAAGATCGCTTACTAGGTTTACTGATGCCCTTCAGAGCTTTTGGAGATGTTAAATTCAAATGGAGCATTGATCTACAGAAGAGAGTAGTAGAATCTGGACCCGATCAACTGAATGACAATGAGTACACAAAATTTATCCCTCCTAACTATCATAGTCCCCCCTACCTTACTGCAGAGCCTGAAGTTATACATCACAGATTGCGGCCTCAAGATAAGTTCCTGGTTTTGGCTACAGATGGACTCTGGGAGACTATGCATCGGCAGGAGGTGGTTAGAATTGTGGGAGAGTATTTAACTGGTGTTCATCATCAGCAGCCGATAGCTGTTGGTGGTTACAAAGTAACTTTGGGACAGATGCAAGGCCTTCTAATGGAAAGGAGAGCTAGAATATCATCTGTATTTGAAGATCAGAATGCAGCTACTCATCTAATAAGGCATGCAGTGGGTAATAATGAGTTTGGCGTGGTGGATCATGAACGGCTATCCAAGATGCTCAGTCTTCCAGAAGAACTAGCTCGGATGTACAGGGATGACATTACAATCATTGTGGTGCAGTTTAATTCCCATGTCATCGGTGCATATCAAAATCAGGAGTAG
- the PDP1 gene encoding pyruvate dehyrogenase phosphatase catalytic subunit 1 isoform X2, with product MSAPTQLLFPLIRKSDLGRICSTACYCHHKHLCCSPHLIQSPWRYTPPKKSLAACCHPKESFGHFNQVRRCVTTPQRFYLTPPQVNSILKANEYNFKVPEFDGKNVSSILGFDSNQLPANAPIEDRRSAATCLQTRGMLLGVFDGHAGCACAQAVSERLFYYIAVSLLPHETLLEIENAVESGRALLPILQWHKHPNDYFSKEASKLYFSSLRTYWQELIDLNTNETTDVKEALINAFKRLDNDISLEAQVGDPNSFLNYWVLRVAFSGATACVAHIDGVDLHVANTGDSRALLGVQEDDGSWSAVSLSNDHNAQNESEVERLKSEHPRNEEKSVVKQDRLLGLLMPFRAFGDVKFKWSIDLQKRVVESGPDQLNDNEYTKFIPPNYHSPPYLTAEPEVIHHRLRPQDKFLVLATDGLWETMHRQEVVRIVGEYLTGVHHQQPIAVGGYKVTLGQMQGLLMERRARISSVFEDQNAATHLIRHAVGNNEFGVVDHERLSKMLSLPEELARMYRDDITIIVVQFNSHVIGAYQNQE from the coding sequence ATGTCAGCACCAACTCAGCTGCTGTTTCCCTTGATTCGTAAGAGTGATCTTGGACGTATATGTAGCACTGCATGCTACTGTCATCACAAGCATCTTTGTTGTTCACCTCACTTAATTCAGAGTCCTTGGAGATACACACCTCCGAAGAAAAGTCTTGCTGCATGCTGTCACCCTAAGGAGAGTTTTGGTCATTTTAACCAGGTGAGAAGATGTGTTACCACACCACAGAGATTTTACCTCACGCCACCACAAGTCAACAGCATTCTGAAGGCCAATGAATACAACTTCAAAGTTCCTGAATTTGATGGCAAAAATGTAAGTTCAATTCTTGGCTTTGATAGCAACCAGCTGCCTGCCAATGCCCCAATAGAAGACAGACGAAGTGCAGCAACTTGTTTACAGACCAGAGGAATGCTGCTAGGTGTATTTGATGGTCATGCTGGTTGTGCCTGTGCCCAGGCTGTTAGCGAACGGCTATTTTACTATATTGCTGTTTCTCTCTTACCTCATGAGACCTTGCTTGAAATCGAAAATGCTGTGGAAAGTGGGAGAGCACTTTTGCCCATCTTGCAATGGCATAAACATCCCAATGACTATTTTAGTAAAGAAGCTTCCAAACTCTACTTCAGCAGTTTAAGAACTTACTGGCAAGAGCTTATAGACCTCAACACTAATGAGACTACAGACGTCAAAGAGGCATTGATTAATGCGTTCAAGAGACTTGACAATGATATTTCTTTGGAAGCCCAAGTAGGAGATCCTAATTCGTTCCTTAACTACTGGGTCCTGCGAGTAGCATTTTCAGGTGCCACTGCCTGTGTGGCACACATTGATGGTGTCGATTTGCATGTTGCAAATACTGGAGACAGTAGGGCTTTGCTGGGTGTACAAGAAGATGATGGTTCATGGTCTGCTGTTTCACTGTCTAATGATCACAATGCACAGAATGAAAGCGAAGTGGAACGGCTCAAATCGGAGCACccaagaaatgaagaaaagagtgttgTTAAACAAGATCGCTTACTAGGTTTACTGATGCCCTTCAGAGCTTTTGGAGATGTTAAATTCAAATGGAGCATTGATCTACAGAAGAGAGTAGTAGAATCTGGACCCGATCAACTGAATGACAATGAGTACACAAAATTTATCCCTCCTAACTATCATAGTCCCCCCTACCTTACTGCAGAGCCTGAAGTTATACATCACAGATTGCGGCCTCAAGATAAGTTCCTGGTTTTGGCTACAGATGGACTCTGGGAGACTATGCATCGGCAGGAGGTGGTTAGAATTGTGGGAGAGTATTTAACTGGTGTTCATCATCAGCAGCCGATAGCTGTTGGTGGTTACAAAGTAACTTTGGGACAGATGCAAGGCCTTCTAATGGAAAGGAGAGCTAGAATATCATCTGTATTTGAAGATCAGAATGCAGCTACTCATCTAATAAGGCATGCAGTGGGTAATAATGAGTTTGGCGTGGTGGATCATGAACGGCTATCCAAGATGCTCAGTCTTCCAGAAGAACTAGCTCGGATGTACAGGGATGACATTACAATCATTGTGGTGCAGTTTAATTCCCATGTCATCGGTGCATATCAAAATCAGGAGTAG